Within Paeniglutamicibacter psychrophenolicus, the genomic segment AGGCGTTCGCCGCCCAAAGCCTGGCGGTGCTCGACCGGATCGGGCTCGCGGAGGACGACCCGCGGTTGACCGCCGACGGCGGCGCCCTGGCGCTTGGCCACCCGTGGGGCGCCAGCGGCGCGGTCGCCGTGGTGCGGCTCTTCAGCCGCCTCGTGCGCGCCGGGGCCCCGGCCGGGACCCGTGGCATTGCCGCAGCGTCGATCGGCGGCGGCATGGGGATCGCCGCGGTGCTGGAGGTGGTCCGATGAGCATCAGCGGAATCCACCTCAAGGGTGTCGGGGTGCGCCTCGGGGACACGGACGTCCTGCAGGATGTCTCCCTGGATCTCGATGCACGCACCGTGGCCGTCATCGGGGAGAACGGCTCGGGCAAATCCACGTTCGCCCGGTTGATCGGCGGCCTGCTCCCCCGGACCTCCGGCGAGATGGGCATCCTGGGGATCGACCCGGCCCGCCGGGCCGCGGAGCTGCGCCGCCGCATCGCCATCGTCTTCAGCAACCCGGACGCGCAGATCATCATGCCGACGGTCGCCGAGGACGTCGCCTTCTCGCTGCGCGCGGACCGGCTCCGTCCGGCCGAGCTCGAGGAACGGGTGT encodes:
- a CDS encoding energy-coupling factor ABC transporter ATP-binding protein, producing MSISGIHLKGVGVRLGDTDVLQDVSLDLDARTVAVIGENGSGKSTFARLIGGLLPRTSGEMGILGIDPARRAAELRRRIAIVFSNPDAQIIMPTVAEDVAFSLRADRLRPAELEERVSAAMERFGLTELAERPSHDLSGGQKQMLALCGAFVRNPELVIADEPTAYLDARNARRVADHLFEDTGHRLVLVTHDLALAARCDQAVLFAGGRLVALGEPDEIIARYEAVLAC